The Terriglobus tenax genome contains a region encoding:
- the allB gene encoding allantoinase AllB — MAQAFRSNRVVLPEGTRPATLLVQDGLITRVLTTGALPPDVALTDFGDHAILPGLTDVHTHINQPGRTEWEGFETATRAAAAGGFTTVVDMPLNCLPETITVDALEQKRIAARGLTYIDWLPWGGLVGPGEDETANLEHLEPMVEAGVPGFKCFLLYPGCEGLSHLSLAQLRRAAPTLARLGKPLLVHAELEGPVMEASKALYAHHADWTKYATYLASRPDEAELAAIRALIDLVREFRFPLHIVHLATAQAVPMLAAARAEGLPITVETCTHYLAISAEQIPDGATQFKCAPPIRSKNNQDGLWQALRDGVIDLVSTDHSPCPPEMKPSGAFDKAWGGIASLSTAVPVTWTEAQRRGFTLEDLVRWFSIAPAKLAGLTKSHGQLAFARPANFVVFAPEKHWTVTADRLHYRHAISPYLGRTLTGEVVATYLHGEAVYSAGGFAMLANGRDLSV, encoded by the coding sequence ATGGCACAGGCCTTTCGATCCAATCGCGTCGTCCTGCCCGAGGGCACCCGCCCGGCCACACTGCTGGTGCAGGATGGCCTGATCACACGTGTGCTCACTACGGGCGCGCTTCCGCCCGATGTGGCATTGACGGACTTCGGCGACCACGCCATTCTGCCTGGCCTGACCGACGTGCATACACACATCAACCAGCCCGGCCGTACAGAATGGGAAGGCTTCGAGACGGCAACGCGCGCCGCAGCAGCGGGTGGATTTACTACCGTGGTGGACATGCCGCTGAACTGCCTGCCGGAGACCATCACCGTCGACGCGCTAGAGCAGAAACGCATCGCCGCCAGGGGGCTTACCTACATTGACTGGCTGCCGTGGGGCGGCCTGGTCGGCCCCGGGGAGGACGAGACCGCGAACCTGGAGCACCTGGAACCGATGGTTGAAGCCGGTGTGCCCGGCTTCAAATGCTTCCTGCTCTACCCCGGCTGCGAAGGCCTTTCGCATCTCTCCCTGGCGCAACTGCGCCGCGCTGCACCAACGCTGGCGCGGCTGGGCAAGCCACTCCTCGTCCACGCCGAGCTGGAAGGCCCGGTGATGGAAGCCAGCAAGGCCTTATACGCACACCATGCGGACTGGACAAAGTACGCAACCTACCTCGCGTCGCGGCCTGACGAAGCCGAGCTTGCCGCCATCCGCGCGCTGATTGATCTTGTGCGCGAGTTCCGCTTTCCGCTGCACATTGTTCACCTGGCCACGGCGCAGGCCGTGCCCATGCTGGCCGCCGCCAGGGCTGAGGGTCTGCCGATTACGGTGGAGACCTGCACGCATTACCTGGCCATCAGCGCAGAGCAAATTCCCGACGGCGCAACACAGTTCAAATGCGCCCCGCCGATCCGCAGCAAAAACAACCAGGATGGTCTATGGCAGGCGCTGCGCGACGGCGTTATCGACCTGGTCTCGACCGACCACTCGCCCTGCCCGCCGGAGATGAAGCCCAGCGGTGCCTTTGACAAGGCATGGGGAGGCATCGCGTCGCTCTCCACCGCCGTGCCCGTCACCTGGACCGAAGCGCAGAGGCGCGGCTTCACACTCGAAGACCTTGTGCGCTGGTTTTCGATTGCACCGGCAAAGCTCGCGGGCCTGACGAAATCGCACGGCCAGCTTGCCTTCGCGCGTCCGGCGAACTTCGTTGTCTTCGCGCCTGAGAAGCACTGGACCGTCACCGCAGACCGCCTGCACTATCGCCATGCCATCTCGCCTTACCTTGGCCGCACGCTGACAGGCGAGGTGGTGGCCACCTATCTGCACGGCGAAGCGGTTTACAGCGCGGGGGGATTTGCCATGCTGGCGAACGGTCGCGACCTGTCAGTGTAG
- the uraD gene encoding 2-oxo-4-hydroxy-4-carboxy-5-ureidoimidazoline decarboxylase, translated as MNPTLAHWNTLPADEAAAVILPTNGSQAWAEQMASHRPYPGEQTLFEVADHIWYHLSDDAKQQAFDSHPRIGQRHAAKEATAQSLTWSSQEQTLSDDERVQQALAEANQKYEETFGRIFIVCATGKTQQQMLAILEQRLHNDEETEFAEAAEQQRQITQLRLRKWLAAS; from the coding sequence ATGAATCCCACGCTTGCCCACTGGAACACGCTCCCCGCCGACGAAGCCGCGGCCGTCATTCTTCCCACCAACGGATCACAGGCGTGGGCCGAGCAGATGGCATCGCACCGGCCTTATCCCGGCGAGCAGACGCTCTTTGAAGTAGCCGACCACATCTGGTACCACCTGAGCGATGACGCAAAGCAGCAGGCCTTCGATTCGCACCCGCGTATTGGTCAGCGCCACGCCGCGAAGGAAGCCACCGCGCAGTCGCTCACATGGTCGTCGCAGGAGCAGACACTCTCGGACGATGAGCGCGTGCAGCAGGCGCTGGCGGAAGCCAACCAGAAATATGAAGAAACCTTCGGCCGCATCTTCATCGTGTGCGCCACCGGCAAAACGCAGCAGCAGATGCTTGCGATTCTTGAACAGCGTCTGCACAACGACGAGGAAACCGAGTTCGCCGAGGCTGCCGAGCAGCAGCGGCAGATCACGCAGCTTCGCCTGCGTAAATGGCTGGCCGCAAGTTAG
- the uraH gene encoding hydroxyisourate hydrolase, translating into MSISTHILDTSAGRPATRVDARLCRFEFDAWTQLALAQTDSDGRIRALLPAETRMLPGLYRISFFTGAYFAALQQETLYPVIDITFTVREGEQHYHIPLLLSANGFTTYRGT; encoded by the coding sequence ATGTCCATCTCGACCCACATTCTCGACACCTCCGCCGGACGCCCGGCGACGCGTGTCGATGCCCGCCTGTGCCGCTTCGAATTCGACGCCTGGACACAGCTGGCGCTGGCACAGACTGATAGCGACGGCCGCATCCGCGCGCTGTTGCCGGCGGAGACCAGAATGCTTCCCGGCCTGTACCGCATCAGCTTCTTCACCGGCGCCTACTTCGCCGCTCTGCAGCAGGAGACGCTGTATCCGGTGATCGACATCACATTCACCGTGCGCGAAGGCGAGCAACATTACCACATACCGCTGCTGCTCTCCGCCAACGGATTTACCACCTACCGCGGAACGTAG
- a CDS encoding allantoate amidohydrolase has translation MQVGERIVARCRELAGITDVEGETTRTFLSPAMRRANDQLAAWATEKSFTTRYDAAGNLHILRNADIVTQKTFLLASHLDTVPNAGAYDGPLGILLGLALLEEAPPLPFHLELIAFSEEEGVRFGFPFIGSKALTGELTEELLTRTDTHGINVREAITAYGLNPGELPEAILHPGHFGYLEFHIEQGPVLEHEDRALGIVTAIIGQSRLQLTFTGKANHAGTTPMHLRHDALTAASEFVLATETLARNTPGLVATVGRLTPYPGAGNVIPGEVALSLDVRHADDSVRHASVEALLATANSISVTRRVRITHTFKLDQPAVPMDTSLTGLLAEAAAPTRPLTLASGAGHDAMVLAPHLPATMLFLRTPGGLSHHPDETVLPSDVQLAFETGLRFLERIANV, from the coding sequence ATGCAGGTTGGAGAACGTATTGTTGCGCGCTGCCGTGAGCTTGCCGGCATCACCGATGTGGAAGGGGAAACCACGCGAACCTTCCTCTCGCCCGCCATGCGCCGCGCGAATGATCAACTGGCCGCATGGGCCACGGAGAAAAGCTTCACCACGCGCTACGATGCCGCGGGCAACCTCCACATTCTGCGTAATGCCGACATCGTCACGCAGAAGACCTTCCTGCTCGCGTCGCATCTCGACACCGTTCCCAATGCCGGAGCCTACGATGGCCCGCTCGGCATCCTGCTCGGGCTCGCACTGCTGGAAGAAGCTCCGCCGCTTCCCTTTCATCTGGAGCTCATCGCCTTCAGCGAAGAAGAGGGCGTGCGCTTTGGCTTCCCTTTCATCGGCAGCAAAGCGCTGACAGGCGAGCTGACAGAAGAACTTCTCACACGTACGGACACGCACGGCATCAACGTCCGCGAAGCCATCACTGCATACGGGCTGAATCCCGGCGAGCTTCCCGAGGCAATACTTCACCCCGGCCACTTCGGCTATCTCGAGTTCCATATCGAGCAGGGGCCTGTGCTGGAACATGAAGACCGCGCACTCGGCATCGTCACCGCCATCATCGGCCAGTCGCGCCTGCAGCTCACCTTTACCGGCAAGGCAAACCACGCCGGCACCACGCCCATGCACCTGCGTCACGACGCGCTTACCGCTGCCAGCGAATTTGTTCTCGCAACGGAAACACTGGCACGCAACACACCAGGACTCGTTGCCACCGTTGGCCGGCTCACGCCGTATCCCGGAGCAGGTAACGTTATCCCCGGCGAGGTCGCGCTCTCGCTGGATGTACGCCACGCGGATGACAGCGTTCGTCATGCCAGTGTCGAGGCTCTGCTGGCCACTGCAAACAGCATTTCCGTAACACGCAGAGTTCGCATCACACACACGTTCAAGCTCGATCAACCCGCTGTGCCCATGGACACCTCGCTTACCGGGCTTCTCGCGGAAGCCGCCGCTCCCACTCGCCCGCTCACACTGGCCAGCGGGGCGGGCCACGACGCGATGGTCCTGGCGCCGCACCTTCCCGCAACCATGCTCTTCCTGCGCACGCCGGGTGGTTTGTCGCATCATCCGGATGAAACCGTGCTGCCATCCGATGTACAGTTAGCCTTTGAAACCGGGCTACGGTTTCTGGAACGGATTGCCAATGTTTAA
- the pucL gene encoding factor-independent urate hydroxylase → MIKLAQNRYGKSRVRLLKVTRHEAHHHVDEWTVEVLLQGDFESAHVEGDNSQILPTDTMKNTVYYMAHRSQAASMEGFAEELIDFLLSRNPQVTAAEVTIHSALWKHMKVDGGLHPTAFIRGSDEQQTTHVQRIQPEGFQVTSGVSNLVIMKTAQSGFEDYIVDELTTLKPTSDRIFATACTATWKYIHSAPLHYNALRECARETMLSTFANHDSKSVQQTLYAMGEAVLEAVPEIREITLTMPNKHALLIDLERFGLKNNNQIFVPTDEPHGTIQATLVRM, encoded by the coding sequence ATGATCAAGCTCGCACAGAACCGTTACGGCAAATCCCGCGTCCGCCTGCTGAAGGTCACCCGTCACGAAGCGCACCACCATGTGGACGAGTGGACCGTCGAAGTGCTGCTGCAGGGCGACTTCGAGTCCGCCCACGTCGAAGGCGATAACTCTCAGATTCTTCCGACGGACACCATGAAGAACACCGTGTACTACATGGCGCACCGTTCGCAGGCCGCCTCCATGGAGGGCTTCGCGGAAGAGCTGATCGATTTTCTGCTCTCACGCAACCCGCAGGTTACCGCGGCCGAGGTCACCATCCACTCCGCGCTGTGGAAGCACATGAAGGTGGATGGCGGCCTGCATCCCACGGCCTTCATCCGCGGCAGCGATGAGCAGCAGACCACGCACGTGCAGCGCATTCAGCCCGAGGGCTTCCAGGTCACCTCCGGTGTCAGCAACCTGGTCATCATGAAAACCGCGCAGTCCGGCTTCGAGGATTACATTGTCGACGAGCTGACCACGCTGAAGCCCACCAGCGACCGCATCTTCGCCACGGCATGCACGGCCACGTGGAAGTACATCCACTCGGCTCCGCTGCATTACAACGCCCTGCGCGAATGCGCCCGCGAGACGATGCTGAGCACCTTCGCGAACCATGATTCGAAATCGGTACAGCAGACACTTTATGCCATGGGCGAAGCTGTACTCGAAGCCGTGCCGGAGATCCGCGAGATCACGCTGACCATGCCCAACAAGCATGCGCTGCTCATCGACCTGGAACGTTTCGGGCTGAAGAACAACAACCAGATCTTCGTGCCCACGGATGAGCCACATGGCACTATCCAGGCCACACTGGTGCGCATGTAG
- the allE gene encoding (S)-ureidoglycine aminohydrolase, with protein MFNLGHSRSRTAGDHFLLTADTFIRAALPGMTNATAIVHVSPAVGAAFTQYTAELAANGSLGPAAAQRFVYVLEGSVVLSAEDSTHTLNANGYAYIPEDLEHSITSTQPAKLAVIEKKYQVLDGVEAPGLFIGDETRITPTALNGDEDLAVRTLLPGDSSFDFAVNTMGYVPGATLAQTEIHVMEHGLLMLTGGGIYKLGDQWYPVTAGDFIYMAPFCPQWFGALGKQPAKYLIYKDWNRHPLA; from the coding sequence ATGTTTAACCTGGGACACTCCCGCAGCCGCACCGCCGGCGACCACTTCCTGCTCACGGCCGATACCTTCATCCGCGCCGCGCTGCCCGGCATGACCAACGCAACTGCCATTGTGCATGTCTCGCCTGCCGTCGGTGCAGCCTTCACGCAGTACACCGCGGAGCTTGCCGCCAACGGTTCGCTTGGCCCAGCCGCGGCACAGCGCTTTGTTTACGTGCTGGAGGGCAGCGTTGTGCTCTCTGCCGAAGACAGCACGCACACGCTCAACGCCAACGGCTATGCCTACATTCCGGAAGACCTGGAACACAGCATCACCAGCACACAACCCGCTAAGCTGGCCGTCATCGAGAAGAAGTACCAGGTGCTGGACGGTGTCGAAGCTCCCGGCCTCTTCATCGGCGACGAAACCAGGATCACACCCACTGCTTTGAATGGTGACGAAGACCTTGCGGTGCGCACGCTGCTGCCTGGCGACAGCAGCTTCGACTTCGCCGTCAACACCATGGGCTATGTTCCCGGCGCCACGCTGGCGCAGACGGAGATCCACGTCATGGAGCACGGCCTGCTGATGCTGACCGGCGGCGGCATCTACAAGCTGGGCGACCAGTGGTACCCGGTCACCGCCGGTGACTTCATCTACATGGCGCCCTTCTGCCCGCAGTGGTTCGGCGCTCTGGGCAAGCAGCCCGCGAAGTATTTGATCTACAAGGATTGGAACAGGCACCCGCTCGCATGA
- a CDS encoding NAD-dependent succinate-semialdehyde dehydrogenase: MPITSTNPSTGKILRHFEPLTSEQLEAKLALAASAWKAYQEVPLEHRALCMRKLASLLDDEADELARLITLEMGKPIRGARAEVQKCATACRYYAEHAAKFLTPEVIPTEASSSYVRFDPLGVVLAVMPWNFPLWQVFRFLAPALMAGNCGLLKHASNVPQCSLTIEALTRRAGFPRGVFQSLLIESSTVAKVIEDPRVAAVTVTGSNPAGSSVASLAGKHIKKSVLELGGSDPFIVMPSADLHVAIDTAVKARTVNNGQSCIAAKRFIVHEGVYSEFEERFAIAMDTLKVGDPLREDTDIGPLATEQGLLEIEAQVKACLHAGARLITGGERMLGEQGHYFEPTVISGLPRTSAVYQEEIFGPVALLFRVTSLDQAIEFANDTPFGLGASAWTRDPVDQQRFVRDLQAGAVFLNAMVASDPRLPFGGIKQSGYGRELAAAGMREFLNAKTVFIA, encoded by the coding sequence ATGCCGATCACATCGACCAATCCCTCCACCGGGAAAATACTCCGCCACTTCGAGCCGCTGACCTCAGAACAGCTTGAGGCCAAGCTGGCGCTGGCCGCTTCCGCATGGAAGGCCTACCAGGAAGTCCCGCTGGAGCACCGCGCTCTCTGCATGCGCAAACTTGCCTCCCTGCTGGACGATGAGGCCGACGAACTGGCCCGCCTCATCACGCTGGAGATGGGCAAGCCCATTCGCGGCGCACGTGCGGAGGTGCAGAAGTGCGCCACCGCATGCCGCTACTATGCGGAGCACGCCGCGAAGTTCCTTACGCCGGAGGTCATCCCGACAGAGGCCTCCAGCAGCTACGTGCGCTTCGATCCGCTTGGCGTCGTGCTGGCCGTTATGCCATGGAACTTTCCCCTGTGGCAGGTCTTCCGCTTTCTTGCTCCTGCACTGATGGCGGGCAACTGTGGCCTGCTGAAGCACGCCTCCAATGTGCCGCAGTGCTCGCTGACGATTGAAGCCCTTACCCGCCGCGCCGGCTTTCCCCGTGGCGTCTTCCAATCGCTGCTGATTGAGTCCTCCACGGTTGCAAAGGTTATTGAAGATCCCCGGGTGGCCGCCGTCACCGTCACCGGCAGCAATCCGGCCGGTTCCTCCGTCGCCTCGCTCGCCGGTAAGCACATCAAGAAATCCGTGCTGGAGCTTGGCGGCTCCGACCCTTTTATCGTGATGCCCTCGGCCGATCTGCACGTGGCCATCGACACCGCCGTGAAGGCGCGCACCGTCAACAACGGGCAGTCCTGCATCGCGGCCAAGCGCTTCATTGTGCATGAAGGTGTTTACTCCGAGTTTGAAGAACGCTTCGCCATTGCCATGGACACACTGAAGGTCGGCGACCCTTTGCGCGAGGATACGGACATTGGACCGCTTGCCACCGAGCAGGGTCTGCTGGAAATCGAAGCCCAGGTCAAAGCCTGCCTCCATGCGGGAGCGCGCCTGATTACAGGCGGCGAGCGCATGCTGGGCGAGCAGGGCCACTACTTCGAACCCACCGTCATCAGCGGGCTTCCTCGCACCTCGGCTGTCTACCAGGAAGAGATCTTCGGCCCGGTCGCTCTGCTCTTCCGCGTCACCTCGCTGGACCAGGCAATCGAGTTCGCCAATGACACGCCCTTCGGTCTCGGAGCCTCTGCCTGGACCCGCGATCCCGTGGATCAGCAACGCTTCGTGCGGGACCTGCAGGCGGGCGCCGTCTTCCTCAATGCCATGGTGGCCAGTGATCCACGCCTGCCCTTCGGCGGCATCAAGCAGTCCGGCTATGGCCGCGAACTGGCCGCGGCCGGCATGCGCGAATTCCTGAACGCCAAGACGGTTTTCATCGCCTAG
- a CDS encoding M20 family metallo-hydrolase produces the protein MKINVNIHRLSSELEDLASFSDAPPSDEGTAVTRVVFTNTDLEARTFLEALAHKIDLDVRRDAVGNTFFRWKGSDPSLAPVGTGSHIDAIPHAGMYDGTVGVLGGLEAIRTLKEAGFQPTRSIELLLFTSEEPTRFGIGCLGSRLLSGTLDPEKADSLVDKHGQPLEQVRTAANFSGDLATVKLPTGYYQNWVELHIEQGPLLEREGLPIGIVTAIAAPAGYRFHLEGFGGHAGALLMPDRKDALCAAAELILSVERNTLATGVIDTVGTVGTAQIYPGAVNSVPSRVTLELDLRDIDPVRRESVIEAIRRDIAEIQTHRGVTITEELVNADPPATSDTTIVSTLEAVCTESGIPYKKMVSRAYHDSLFMARIAPVAMIFIPCRNGVSHKPDEYSSPQAIATGVHVLAATLARLAAQ, from the coding sequence ATGAAGATCAACGTCAACATTCATCGCCTCTCCTCGGAGCTCGAAGATCTGGCCAGCTTCTCTGACGCTCCACCGTCGGACGAAGGCACGGCTGTCACGCGCGTTGTCTTCACCAACACGGATCTGGAAGCCCGCACCTTTCTCGAAGCCCTTGCGCACAAGATTGATCTCGACGTTCGCCGTGATGCCGTCGGCAATACCTTCTTCCGCTGGAAGGGCTCTGATCCGTCGCTCGCGCCTGTCGGCACCGGCTCGCACATCGATGCCATTCCGCACGCCGGTATGTATGACGGCACCGTCGGCGTCCTTGGAGGGCTCGAGGCCATCCGCACGCTGAAGGAGGCTGGCTTCCAGCCCACGCGCAGCATTGAACTGCTGCTGTTCACCTCCGAGGAGCCGACGCGCTTCGGCATCGGCTGCCTGGGATCGCGGCTGCTCAGCGGCACGCTCGATCCTGAGAAGGCCGATTCTCTCGTCGACAAGCATGGCCAGCCGCTGGAGCAGGTACGCACGGCCGCCAATTTCTCCGGTGACCTGGCCACGGTCAAACTCCCCACAGGCTACTACCAGAACTGGGTTGAGTTGCACATCGAGCAGGGTCCGCTGCTGGAGCGCGAGGGCCTTCCCATCGGGATCGTCACCGCCATCGCCGCCCCCGCCGGCTACCGGTTCCACCTCGAAGGCTTCGGTGGACACGCCGGCGCGCTGTTGATGCCGGACCGCAAAGATGCCCTTTGCGCCGCAGCCGAACTCATTCTTTCAGTGGAACGGAATACGCTGGCGACCGGGGTCATCGATACGGTCGGCACCGTCGGCACGGCACAGATCTATCCCGGTGCCGTGAACTCCGTACCCAGCCGCGTCACGCTGGAGCTGGATCTGCGCGACATTGACCCCGTGCGCCGCGAGTCTGTCATTGAAGCCATTCGCCGCGATATCGCGGAGATCCAGACCCACCGCGGCGTCACCATCACGGAAGAGCTGGTCAACGCCGACCCGCCCGCCACCAGCGACACCACAATCGTCTCTACCCTTGAAGCGGTCTGCACTGAATCCGGCATCCCGTACAAAAAAATGGTCAGCCGCGCGTATCACGACTCTCTCTTCATGGCTCGCATCGCGCCCGTCGCCATGATCTTTATTCCCTGCCGCAACGGTGTTTCTCACAAGCCGGATGAATACTCTTCGCCGCAGGCCATTGCCACCGGAGTTCATGTACTTGCAGCCACACTTGCCCGCCTTGCGGCACAATAG
- a CDS encoding nucleoside deaminase, producing MSGNQKFMQRAIELATENVRSGRGGPFGCVIVKDGEIVAEGMNLVTSTNDPTAHGEVVAIRRACEKLGTFCLDDCEVYTSCEPCPMCLAAIYWSRCKAIYYGNTAADAAAIGFDDSFLYDEVKRPLEQRTIPTRQLLHDEALESFHAWADSAKKIEY from the coding sequence ATGAGCGGCAATCAGAAATTCATGCAGCGCGCCATTGAGTTGGCGACCGAGAATGTTCGCTCTGGCCGTGGCGGCCCGTTTGGCTGTGTGATTGTGAAGGATGGCGAGATTGTTGCCGAGGGCATGAACCTGGTAACAAGCACAAACGATCCCACGGCACACGGCGAGGTGGTAGCTATTCGCCGGGCTTGTGAAAAGCTGGGTACCTTCTGCCTGGACGACTGCGAGGTCTATACCAGTTGCGAGCCCTGCCCCATGTGCCTGGCGGCCATCTACTGGTCGCGCTGCAAGGCCATCTACTACGGCAACACGGCGGCGGATGCGGCCGCAATCGGATTTGATGACAGCTTTCTCTACGACGAGGTAAAGCGCCCGCTGGAGCAGCGGACGATTCCTACCCGTCAACTGCTGCATGACGAGGCGTTGGAAAGCTTCCACGCCTGGGCAGACAGCGCCAAGAAGATCGAATACTAA